In the Bifidobacterium catenulatum PV20-2 genome, one interval contains:
- a CDS encoding WXG100 family type VII secretion target, with protein sequence MAQYQVDSEQIQSSSAAVNASIQAIRQSVQGMYANLNNLQGVWRGGAATQFNAVAEQWRAAQQQMEQSLESIQHALSQASMLYSETEMQASRLFAQ encoded by the coding sequence ATGGCACAGTATCAGGTGGACAGCGAACAGATTCAATCCTCAAGCGCGGCAGTGAACGCCTCCATCCAAGCGATTCGCCAATCGGTGCAAGGCATGTACGCCAATCTCAACAATCTGCAAGGCGTTTGGCGCGGTGGAGCCGCCACGCAATTCAATGCGGTGGCGGAACAATGGCGGGCAGCCCAGCAGCAGATGGAACAGTCGCTTGAATCGATTCAGCATGCGCTTTCGCAAGCGTCCATGCTTTATTCGGAAACCGAAATGCAGGCGTCGCGTCTGTTCGCACAGTAG
- a CDS encoding uracil-DNA glycosylase codes for MTQAHIKPLKDLVEPGWANALAEVEPQVHHMGDFLRGEIAAGRRYLPASANILRAFTIPFDSIKVLIVGQDPYPTPGHPVGLSFCVAPDVKPIPRSLTNIYKELTDDLGIPMPANGDLTPWTNQGVMLLNRCLTVEAGKPGSHQDKGWEIVTDAAIRALNNRRNPDGSAKPLVAILWGRKAQTLEPLLTNAFIISSPHPSPMSARYGFFGSKPFSRANQALIAAGEKPVNWSLPSA; via the coding sequence ATGACACAAGCGCACATCAAACCATTGAAAGACCTCGTGGAGCCCGGATGGGCGAACGCCCTCGCCGAAGTCGAGCCACAGGTGCACCACATGGGCGATTTTCTCCGAGGGGAAATCGCAGCCGGACGCCGATACCTTCCGGCCAGCGCGAATATTCTACGCGCGTTCACCATTCCGTTCGACAGCATCAAGGTGCTTATCGTGGGACAGGACCCTTACCCCACCCCCGGGCATCCGGTGGGACTGAGCTTCTGCGTGGCACCAGATGTCAAACCGATACCTCGCAGCCTGACCAACATATACAAGGAACTGACGGATGATCTCGGCATCCCCATGCCCGCGAATGGCGATCTGACGCCTTGGACGAACCAGGGCGTCATGCTGCTGAACAGGTGTCTGACCGTCGAAGCAGGCAAGCCCGGCAGCCACCAAGACAAGGGATGGGAGATTGTCACTGACGCTGCGATCAGGGCACTCAACAACCGCCGCAATCCCGACGGCAGTGCCAAACCCTTAGTGGCCATTCTGTGGGGACGCAAGGCGCAAACGTTGGAGCCTCTGCTCACCAATGCGTTCATCATCTCGTCACCCCACCCAAGCCCCATGTCAGCACGATATGGATTCTTCGGGTCCAAGCCGTTCTCACGCGCCAATCAAGCGCTCATCGCTGCAGGTGAAAAGCCTGTAAATTGGTCCCTTCCGTCAGCTTAA
- a CDS encoding WXG100 family type VII secretion target, producing the protein MNTSITYPFVPSLGYNPINTLASMPGMPCHCRTGIRVTQALINAKLTSTSRRLDDLDAALASSSLPGWTGTAAEAYRARLDELRKQSLALRDALNDTSRILWSVGAA; encoded by the coding sequence ATGAACACTTCAATCACATACCCGTTTGTTCCCTCACTGGGGTACAACCCCATCAACACCCTGGCTTCAATGCCGGGCATGCCCTGCCATTGCCGTACCGGCATACGCGTCACCCAAGCGCTGATCAACGCCAAGCTCACCTCCACGTCACGACGCCTCGACGATCTTGACGCCGCGCTCGCTTCCAGTTCACTGCCTGGTTGGACGGGAACCGCGGCCGAAGCCTATCGTGCGCGGCTCGATGAGTTACGCAAGCAATCCTTGGCGCTGCGAGACGCGCTCAATGACACCTCACGCATCCTATGGTCGGTAGGTGCGGCATGA
- a CDS encoding VWA domain-containing protein, giving the protein MELSWHWPWAGFAGLIVALAVVAVMVLVDAKRKHADTEFARTFSLDDDLNTETASKLFRQWRTLSRMAVVLLVAALVLTVALVARPSTVDEGEERASSRDIVLCLDVSGSTLPYDREVIDTYRRLVDSFKGERIGLSIFNSTSRTVFPLTDDYELASEQLEKASTILKGVESQDDIDKMKDSDYQAISDWLEGTQNRKDATSLIGDGVVSCAAMLPGFAYGSANADTSSRQRAASIVLATDNVVSGDPTYTLQEALDLTKQAEITVDGLFSGPQQSESEQTTRQFKSEIESHDGVFLTQSNGASVAELVKQIESRRSQESASSSKAAMSDAPGWWTLALAVVMVFWLILAWRLKR; this is encoded by the coding sequence ATGGAATTGTCATGGCACTGGCCGTGGGCCGGTTTCGCAGGTCTGATTGTGGCATTGGCCGTCGTCGCCGTCATGGTGCTGGTCGACGCGAAACGCAAGCATGCCGATACCGAATTCGCACGAACGTTCAGCTTGGATGACGATCTCAACACCGAAACCGCGTCGAAGTTGTTCCGGCAGTGGCGCACGCTGTCACGTATGGCCGTTGTTCTGCTGGTGGCCGCGTTGGTATTGACGGTAGCGCTGGTGGCACGCCCCAGCACCGTTGATGAAGGAGAGGAACGCGCAAGCAGCCGCGATATCGTACTGTGCCTGGACGTGTCTGGATCGACGTTGCCTTACGACCGAGAAGTGATCGACACCTACCGCAGATTGGTTGATAGTTTCAAGGGTGAACGCATCGGATTGAGTATTTTCAATTCCACGTCACGTACCGTGTTTCCGTTGACCGACGATTATGAGCTGGCATCCGAACAGCTCGAAAAGGCCAGTACGATACTGAAGGGTGTTGAATCGCAAGATGATATCGACAAGATGAAAGACAGCGACTATCAGGCGATCTCCGACTGGTTGGAAGGCACTCAGAATCGCAAGGACGCCACTTCCCTGATCGGCGACGGCGTGGTGAGCTGTGCGGCCATGCTGCCCGGTTTCGCCTACGGCAGCGCCAATGCGGACACCTCATCCCGTCAACGTGCCGCTTCCATTGTGCTCGCCACCGATAATGTCGTTTCAGGAGATCCGACATACACGCTTCAGGAAGCACTCGACCTGACCAAACAGGCGGAAATCACGGTTGACGGGCTTTTTTCCGGACCACAGCAAAGCGAATCGGAGCAGACTACCCGTCAGTTCAAATCCGAAATCGAATCACATGACGGTGTGTTTCTCACGCAATCGAACGGCGCTTCCGTTGCCGAACTGGTCAAACAAATCGAATCACGTCGCAGCCAGGAAAGCGCGTCAAGCAGCAAGGCCGCCATGTCGGACGCGCCTGGATGGTGGACATTGGCGCTGGCTGTGGTCATGGTGTTCTGGCTGATATTGGCTTGGAGGTTGAAGCGATGA
- the groL gene encoding chaperonin GroEL (60 kDa chaperone family; promotes refolding of misfolded polypeptides especially under stressful conditions; forms two stacked rings of heptamers to form a barrel-shaped 14mer; ends can be capped by GroES; misfolded proteins enter the barrel where they are refolded when GroES binds), with protein MAKIIAYDDEARQGMLAGLDKLADTVKVTLGPKGRNVVLDKTYGAPTITNDGVSIAKEIDLDDPYERIGAELVKEVAKKTDDVAGDGTTTATVLAQSLVHEGLKNVTAGSNPIALRRGIEKASEAIVKELIAAAKDVETKDQIAATATISAADPEVGEKIAEALDKVGQDGVVTVEDNNRFGLDLDFTEGMRFDKGYIAPYFVTNAEDQTAVLEEPYILLTSGKLSSQQDVVHIAELVMKTGKPLLIIAEDVDGEALPTLILNNIRGTFKSCAVKAPGFGDRRKAMLQDMAILTGAQVVSDELGLKLDSVDMSVLGTAKKVIVSKDETTIVAGGGSKEDVAARVAQIRAEIASTDSDYDREKLQERLAKLAGGVAVIKVGAATEVEAKERKHRIEDAVRNAKAAIEEGLLPGGGVALVQAAAKAENNVKLEGDEATGAAIVFRAIEAPIKQIAENAGLSGDVVIDKVRSLPDGQGLNAATNEYEDLLAAGVTDPVKVTRSALQNAASIAGLFLTTEAVVANKPEPPAAAPAAGADMGY; from the coding sequence ATGGCAAAGATCATTGCATACGACGACGAAGCTCGTCAGGGAATGCTCGCGGGCCTCGACAAGCTCGCTGACACCGTTAAGGTCACCCTCGGTCCGAAGGGCCGCAACGTGGTTCTCGACAAGACCTACGGCGCTCCGACCATCACCAACGATGGCGTTTCCATCGCTAAGGAAATCGACTTGGACGACCCGTACGAGCGTATCGGCGCCGAACTGGTCAAGGAAGTCGCCAAGAAGACCGACGATGTTGCTGGAGACGGCACCACCACCGCAACCGTGCTTGCACAGTCCCTGGTGCACGAAGGTCTGAAGAACGTCACCGCCGGTTCCAACCCGATCGCTCTGCGTCGTGGTATCGAGAAGGCTTCCGAGGCTATCGTCAAGGAGCTCATCGCAGCTGCCAAGGACGTTGAGACCAAGGATCAGATCGCTGCCACCGCAACGATTTCCGCAGCCGATCCGGAAGTCGGCGAGAAGATCGCTGAAGCGTTGGACAAGGTTGGCCAGGATGGTGTTGTGACCGTTGAAGACAACAACCGTTTCGGCCTGGATCTGGACTTCACCGAAGGCATGCGTTTCGACAAGGGCTACATCGCTCCGTACTTCGTGACCAACGCCGAAGATCAGACCGCAGTGCTCGAAGAACCGTACATCCTGCTGACCTCCGGCAAGCTGAGCTCCCAGCAGGACGTCGTACACATCGCCGAACTGGTCATGAAGACCGGCAAGCCGCTGCTGATCATCGCTGAGGACGTCGACGGCGAGGCTCTGCCGACCCTGATCCTGAACAACATCCGCGGCACTTTCAAGTCCTGCGCCGTCAAGGCTCCGGGCTTCGGTGACCGTCGCAAGGCTATGCTGCAGGATATGGCCATTCTGACCGGCGCACAGGTCGTGTCCGACGAACTGGGTCTCAAGCTTGACTCCGTCGACATGTCCGTGCTCGGCACTGCCAAGAAGGTCATCGTCTCCAAGGATGAGACCACCATTGTGGCCGGCGGCGGCTCCAAGGAAGACGTGGCTGCCCGCGTGGCTCAGATTCGTGCCGAAATCGCCAGCACCGATTCCGATTACGATCGTGAGAAGCTGCAGGAGCGTCTGGCCAAGCTGGCTGGCGGCGTTGCCGTCATCAAGGTTGGCGCTGCCACCGAAGTCGAGGCCAAGGAACGCAAGCACCGCATCGAAGATGCCGTGCGCAATGCCAAGGCCGCCATCGAAGAAGGCCTGCTGCCGGGCGGTGGTGTCGCTCTGGTTCAGGCTGCTGCCAAGGCCGAGAACAATGTCAAGCTCGAAGGCGACGAGGCAACCGGTGCGGCGATTGTGTTCCGCGCCATCGAAGCTCCGATTAAGCAGATCGCCGAGAACGCTGGTCTGTCTGGCGATGTGGTGATCGACAAGGTTCGTTCCCTGCCTGACGGCCAGGGCCTGAACGCTGCAACCAACGAGTACGAGGACCTGCTGGCTGCCGGTGTCACTGACCCGGTCAAGGTCACCCGTTCCGCTCTGCAGAACGCAGCTTCCATCGCTGGTCTGTTCCTGACCACCGAGGCTGTTGTGGCCAACAAGCCGGAACCGCCGGCAGCTGCTCCGGCCGCTGGCGCTGACATGGGCTACTGA
- a CDS encoding MoxR family ATPase — protein MALFPPKNPAPAPVPIPMPAVSTPSTLSAEDINRAKQIGARIRARFEQTLVGQDNLRESLITTLVAGGHILIESVPGLAKTTAAQTLATSVSGSFKRVQCTPDLMPSDLVGTQVFDFATQKFSTQIGPIHANFVLLDEINRSNAKTQSAMLEAMAEGATTIGGQRIALPKPFMVIATQNPIEEEGTFNLPEAQMDRFMMKAVMTYPTAQEEQRMLSMLTRRGSDTFDSRVLTGDVVSISDVEFLRSAARRVHVSDAIMKYAVDIAATSRGAGTKPVQGLSTLVRLGASPRASIALIRIGQANALMQGRDYVVPEDVKTFAHEVLRHRILLTFEALADGITSDQVVDSIVQAVPVP, from the coding sequence ATGGCTTTATTCCCTCCAAAAAATCCGGCACCGGCCCCGGTCCCCATTCCCATGCCGGCCGTCAGCACACCAAGCACGTTGTCTGCGGAAGACATCAACCGCGCGAAGCAAATCGGCGCACGAATCCGCGCACGCTTCGAACAGACCTTGGTAGGGCAGGACAATCTTCGTGAATCGCTGATCACCACGCTGGTGGCAGGCGGCCATATTCTCATCGAATCCGTGCCTGGTCTGGCCAAGACCACGGCAGCGCAAACGCTGGCGACCTCTGTGTCCGGATCGTTCAAAAGGGTGCAGTGCACCCCAGACCTGATGCCGTCAGATCTGGTGGGCACCCAGGTCTTCGATTTCGCAACACAGAAGTTCTCCACGCAGATCGGACCCATCCACGCCAATTTCGTGCTGCTCGACGAAATCAACCGTTCGAACGCGAAAACACAGTCGGCCATGCTTGAAGCCATGGCTGAAGGAGCCACCACCATCGGAGGCCAGCGCATTGCGCTACCAAAGCCTTTCATGGTCATCGCCACGCAGAACCCCATCGAGGAGGAAGGCACGTTCAACCTTCCCGAAGCGCAGATGGATCGTTTCATGATGAAGGCGGTCATGACCTATCCGACCGCTCAGGAAGAGCAACGCATGCTCTCCATGCTTACCCGTCGCGGTTCCGACACCTTCGATTCACGAGTACTCACCGGAGATGTCGTATCCATCAGCGATGTCGAATTCCTGCGATCAGCCGCCCGCCGCGTGCATGTTTCCGACGCGATCATGAAATATGCGGTCGATATCGCGGCCACATCACGAGGGGCAGGTACCAAGCCGGTGCAGGGACTGTCCACACTGGTGCGTCTCGGAGCCTCGCCGCGCGCATCCATCGCGCTGATCCGTATCGGACAGGCCAACGCGCTGATGCAGGGACGCGACTATGTGGTTCCGGAAGATGTCAAAACCTTCGCCCATGAGGTGCTGCGCCATCGCATCCTGCTGACGTTCGAAGCTCTTGCCGACGGCATCACCAGCGACCAGGTGGTGGACTCCATTGTTCAGGCGGTTCCCGTTCCATGA
- a CDS encoding LytR C-terminal domain-containing protein, whose product MAKQDKETYDSYEKDVYDNPPSGPMGVHRGARSAASRAMPYVIVIIVALLAGLLFWGVYSGEINNLKMPWSSQESPTTSSAEKSKSGESKSKSQSDSASGNKTDASNADSPTDSQQNDQNADQNAGQNAEQTDNATAQQVVNTGTEVRVVNATNITGYAQSKVDVLAQAGYTSVSASNPTGNIPSQTVVWYQNETDKATAENVAQTLGISNVQQSDGLVTPIVVVLLD is encoded by the coding sequence ATGGCTAAGCAGGACAAGGAGACCTATGATTCCTACGAGAAGGATGTGTACGACAATCCTCCGTCGGGGCCTATGGGCGTTCACCGTGGTGCGCGTTCTGCAGCGTCCCGTGCCATGCCGTACGTCATTGTCATCATTGTGGCGCTGCTTGCGGGCCTGCTGTTCTGGGGCGTTTACTCGGGTGAGATCAACAATCTGAAGATGCCGTGGTCGTCGCAGGAGAGTCCGACCACTTCAAGTGCCGAAAAGAGCAAGAGCGGCGAGAGCAAGTCCAAGTCCCAATCCGACTCCGCTTCCGGCAATAAGACGGACGCATCCAATGCCGATTCGCCGACCGACTCGCAGCAAAATGATCAGAACGCCGACCAGAATGCCGGCCAGAATGCCGAGCAGACGGATAACGCCACTGCGCAGCAGGTCGTGAACACGGGTACCGAGGTGCGTGTGGTGAACGCGACGAACATCACCGGTTATGCGCAGAGCAAGGTCGATGTGCTGGCCCAAGCCGGGTACACCAGCGTTTCCGCCAGTAATCCGACGGGAAATATTCCCTCGCAGACCGTGGTTTGGTATCAGAACGAAACCGATAAGGCCACCGCCGAGAATGTCGCCCAGACCTTGGGGATTTCGAATGTGCAGCAGAGCGATGGGCTTGTCACACCGATCGTCGTGGTGTTGTTGGACTGA
- a CDS encoding triacylglycerol lipase — translation MSWQVTAKVSGGYKYSTEETETYLRAAKALSHAADELNRTHDSFRALSFQLSTYPYASSTIALLSGSNSYCNAADHIELPYDQLIERCDSHANALGAMAARLSELSALIIRAQSLYSQVDDAGRRVLNELLQLTITSFPKESILAGMAMSALGYVMGSINEGKSNPIYLLDSLDWAQEGIMGAAGAALSRYGKVTGLLHTDEVNHAAGTISKASSRGYNLIQGNNLTVTRVRPKTEVVRESHSVGEALEDLRRLGEERLGKADLDSGLEYGTIAISKYRRTDGTDSWLVTIPGTDGKRNSPFGWPQNVELMSSDSKQRMEADSARMVQEAMKQAGINSDEPVALIGHSQGGIVAATIASDLKDDYDIKHVVTAGSPVANHPIPNKTWVTSVEMDDELVAALDGAPNPNSEHWLTVRGTASKSDNNPKSTFEGTPVTNAPDNKEITHWLKYHQAAYQNATDMGSSAVKTHERHFDEILDGDLQEVMYFEGRMSK, via the coding sequence ATGAGCTGGCAAGTGACCGCCAAGGTCAGCGGCGGATACAAATATTCCACGGAAGAAACCGAAACATATCTGCGTGCTGCGAAAGCGCTCAGCCATGCGGCCGACGAACTGAATCGCACCCATGACTCGTTCCGGGCGTTGAGTTTTCAGCTTTCCACCTATCCCTATGCGTCATCGACCATCGCCCTGCTGTCCGGATCAAACTCCTACTGCAATGCCGCAGACCATATCGAATTGCCATACGATCAACTCATCGAACGTTGCGACTCCCATGCGAACGCACTGGGAGCGATGGCGGCACGATTGTCTGAATTATCGGCATTGATCATTCGTGCGCAATCCCTATATTCCCAAGTCGATGACGCCGGTAGAAGGGTCTTGAACGAACTTCTGCAATTGACGATCACATCATTCCCGAAGGAGTCGATACTTGCCGGCATGGCCATGTCCGCCTTGGGATACGTGATGGGTTCCATCAACGAAGGCAAATCCAACCCCATCTACCTGTTGGATTCGTTGGATTGGGCGCAGGAAGGCATTATGGGCGCGGCCGGCGCCGCGCTCAGCAGATACGGCAAAGTCACAGGCCTGTTGCATACCGACGAAGTCAACCATGCGGCCGGCACCATTTCCAAAGCATCCTCGCGTGGCTACAACCTGATTCAGGGCAACAACCTCACCGTCACCCGAGTACGGCCGAAAACCGAAGTGGTTCGAGAGTCGCATAGCGTGGGCGAAGCGTTGGAAGATCTTCGGCGTCTCGGAGAGGAACGTCTCGGCAAAGCCGATCTCGACAGCGGGCTTGAGTACGGTACCATCGCCATCTCCAAATACCGTAGAACCGATGGCACCGACTCATGGCTCGTCACCATTCCCGGCACCGACGGCAAGCGGAATTCCCCGTTCGGATGGCCGCAGAACGTTGAGCTTATGAGTTCCGACAGCAAGCAGCGTATGGAGGCGGACAGCGCACGCATGGTGCAGGAAGCCATGAAGCAGGCCGGCATCAACTCCGATGAGCCTGTCGCACTGATCGGGCATTCGCAGGGAGGAATCGTCGCCGCCACCATCGCATCGGATCTGAAGGACGATTATGACATCAAACATGTGGTCACCGCCGGATCGCCCGTAGCCAACCATCCGATTCCAAACAAAACGTGGGTGACCAGCGTAGAGATGGACGACGAGCTTGTGGCCGCCCTCGACGGAGCGCCCAATCCCAATTCCGAACATTGGCTGACCGTACGCGGCACCGCAAGCAAGTCCGACAACAATCCGAAATCAACGTTCGAGGGAACTCCCGTCACAAACGCTCCCGACAACAAGGAGATCACGCATTGGCTGAAATATCATCAAGCCGCATATCAGAACGCAACCGATATGGGATCATCCGCCGTGAAAACCCACGAACGACATTTCGATGAGATTCTCGACGGCGACCTGCAAGAGGTCATGTATTTCGAAGGTCGTATGAGCAAATAA
- a CDS encoding DUF6466 family protein: MSTTVKARASLPVRIIIAVIAAISIAVSALAIVNLASVSNYNQATNSLNANIKAIQQQDADFDKLQTQQQQTDAQFREAGAAGVLLLPNVRSSIEHNAAISAKLTESIRKKIQSMQDSGKSDTGTTIEGGQSVTDGNQGNGSTLTDEQRQKVEELLAQNAQSTQSDSNDSGSAAKQDSDGTSSPAKPW; the protein is encoded by the coding sequence GTGAGCACGACCGTCAAAGCACGCGCATCCTTGCCCGTTCGCATCATCATCGCCGTCATCGCGGCCATTTCAATCGCCGTGAGCGCGCTTGCCATAGTGAATCTCGCCTCCGTAAGCAACTACAATCAAGCCACGAACAGCTTGAACGCGAATATCAAAGCCATCCAACAGCAGGACGCCGATTTCGACAAATTACAGACCCAACAGCAGCAGACCGACGCCCAATTCCGTGAAGCCGGAGCGGCAGGCGTGTTGTTGTTGCCGAACGTACGTTCGTCCATCGAACATAACGCCGCCATCTCGGCAAAACTGACCGAATCCATACGCAAGAAGATCCAGTCAATGCAGGATTCAGGAAAATCCGATACCGGCACCACCATCGAAGGCGGGCAGTCCGTCACCGACGGCAATCAAGGCAACGGAAGCACATTGACCGACGAGCAGCGTCAGAAAGTCGAGGAGCTTCTGGCACAGAACGCGCAATCCACCCAATCCGATTCCAATGATTCCGGTTCTGCCGCCAAACAGGATTCCGACGGAACGTCCTCACCTGCAAAACCTTGGTAA
- a CDS encoding DUF58 domain-containing protein has translation MIDAIRSEDPIRSKIEALGTTLSLPTVRKALGTLEGAHASDKRFGADDVMDIRVYEPGDEAKWIDWKTSARVGRPMVVQRERPSTSRAWLLLDVGQEMTGTCVSGEQAHQVAANALCMFAALSLRRGDEVSIVFGDAASITRVPFNGGLAQFEQTLDNALQRDWSKPRNIDALLEYARRIRDRDALVILATDEHALEERHMESIRRIARTHPMVLIDVATINPFDDTHAHTVFDAGSDRRVPAFLRTGKTAQEVRTHREYLSASVRHELNRCGSTVIRADSSERMFREFVRMVSVSLARSTRNQLKAPSALTLGGKA, from the coding sequence ATGATCGACGCAATTCGTTCCGAAGATCCGATCCGCAGCAAGATCGAGGCTCTCGGAACCACGTTGAGTCTGCCGACCGTCCGTAAAGCGCTTGGCACTCTTGAGGGAGCGCATGCGTCGGACAAACGTTTCGGCGCCGACGATGTCATGGATATCCGCGTCTACGAGCCCGGAGACGAGGCGAAATGGATTGACTGGAAGACCAGTGCCCGTGTCGGCCGCCCAATGGTGGTGCAACGGGAACGCCCATCCACCTCGCGAGCTTGGCTTTTGCTCGATGTCGGGCAGGAGATGACCGGCACCTGCGTTTCCGGTGAGCAGGCGCACCAAGTCGCAGCCAACGCCTTGTGCATGTTCGCCGCGCTCAGCCTGCGCCGAGGGGACGAAGTGTCCATCGTGTTCGGCGACGCAGCTTCGATCACTCGCGTGCCTTTTAATGGCGGGCTCGCGCAATTCGAGCAGACGCTGGACAATGCATTGCAACGTGATTGGAGCAAGCCCCGCAATATCGACGCCTTGCTGGAGTATGCCCGCCGCATTCGCGATAGGGATGCGCTGGTCATACTCGCCACTGACGAGCACGCACTTGAGGAACGTCATATGGAATCCATTCGCAGGATCGCGAGAACCCACCCGATGGTGCTTATCGACGTGGCCACCATCAATCCATTCGATGACACACACGCACACACAGTGTTCGACGCGGGCAGCGATCGTCGCGTCCCCGCGTTCCTACGTACTGGCAAAACAGCGCAGGAGGTTCGCACGCACCGCGAATATCTGTCCGCATCCGTCCGGCATGAGTTGAATCGTTGCGGTTCCACCGTAATCCGCGCCGATTCAAGCGAACGCATGTTCCGCGAATTCGTTCGGATGGTATCCGTTTCCCTGGCCCGCTCCACGCGCAATCAGCTGAAAGCACCGTCCGCACTCACCCTGGGAGGCAAGGCATGA
- a CDS encoding VWA domain-containing protein has product MNHLTLSPALGWPVGLAVAVAMLACAVAQIVLHIRRRGQSDETVWACVRRSLACMLVSVMALTPSIVSSTNSRAINATDVVVAVDVTGSMAVKDAQYGSDEQLSRLDVSKQAVKDITAMYPNSSFAALRFGASGTLDVPLTPDSKAIDNWADTLAPESTSVSTGSTLDVPIDQLLLTCKSIHEQHPDDAIVLYLISDGEQTSSKTRRTFSSLRRYLSDAFTIAVGSEQGGNIPMAGDGVNEGNGQWVTDPETGEPGVSRMNADEMSTIADELSGTAIQLNATTTMSGGASKEASDQWRVTQTTKQRTRTVAVVWPFAIAVALLLAFEAGAWITQSRRLL; this is encoded by the coding sequence ATGAATCATCTGACGCTCTCCCCAGCTTTGGGTTGGCCCGTCGGCTTGGCGGTCGCCGTGGCCATGCTGGCTTGCGCGGTCGCGCAGATTGTGCTGCATATCCGCAGACGGGGTCAAAGCGACGAAACCGTCTGGGCTTGCGTAAGACGTTCCCTTGCCTGCATGCTCGTGTCCGTTATGGCATTGACCCCAAGTATCGTCTCATCCACGAATAGCCGCGCGATCAACGCCACCGATGTGGTGGTGGCGGTCGACGTGACCGGTTCCATGGCGGTCAAGGACGCGCAATACGGTTCCGACGAGCAACTCAGCCGTTTGGATGTTTCCAAGCAGGCCGTGAAGGACATCACCGCCATGTACCCGAATTCCAGTTTCGCGGCATTGCGATTCGGGGCTTCGGGAACATTGGATGTTCCATTGACACCTGATTCGAAAGCGATCGACAATTGGGCGGACACGCTCGCACCGGAATCGACTTCCGTTTCGACTGGTTCGACTTTGGATGTGCCGATTGACCAGTTGCTGTTGACATGCAAGTCGATTCATGAGCAGCATCCGGATGATGCGATTGTACTGTACCTGATTTCGGACGGCGAACAGACATCTTCGAAAACACGTCGTACGTTCTCATCGTTACGCCGCTACCTTTCCGACGCGTTCACCATTGCCGTCGGCAGCGAACAAGGGGGTAACATCCCCATGGCCGGCGATGGTGTGAACGAAGGCAACGGACAGTGGGTCACCGATCCGGAAACCGGCGAACCTGGCGTATCACGCATGAACGCCGACGAGATGAGCACCATCGCCGACGAACTCAGTGGAACCGCCATCCAACTCAACGCGACAACAACTATGAGCGGCGGAGCCTCCAAAGAGGCATCCGACCAATGGCGTGTCACGCAAACCACCAAACAACGCACGAGAACCGTCGCCGTGGTCTGGCCGTTCGCCATTGCCGTGGCGCTGCTGCTGGCTTTCGAAGCCGGAGCATGGATCACGCAATCCAGGAGGCTGCTGTGA